A region of Rhodoferax potami DNA encodes the following proteins:
- the cphA gene encoding cyanophycin synthetase translates to MTAKKNIEILRVTHLRGPNIWTYRPVIEAWVDIGELEDFPSNTLPGFYERLTTWLPGLIEHKCSPGVRGGFLERLREGTWAAHIMEHVALEIQNLSGMQTSFGKARQMSKPGVYKIAFRTRQEQIGRKALVVARDLIMAAINDTAYALEAQLTELRDMVDSLCLGPSTSNIVDAATDRGIPSIRLTEGNLVQLGYGIAQRRIWTAETDQTSAIAEEIASDKDLTKSLLKACGVPVPEGTLVNSPEKAWEAAQDIGLPVAVKPYDGNHGRGVTLDLSDQASVETAFHVAKEQSGGSVIVEKFIPGNEHRLLVVGKQVVAAARGESAWVTGDGQSTVTQLVNTQINSDPRRGEAEELPLSPIEPEKSPEVQLVLRRAGLTPESVPASGQRVLIQRNGNVAWDVTDEVHPTVAAAAALAARVVGLDIAGIDMVLEDCSKPLKSQRGAVIEVNASPGLLFHIKPAVGTPRNVGKAIVEHLFTPDAEARIPVIGVTGTQHTGRLARLIAWLVHISGKHVGLACSEGLYLDGRQIDSRDSAHWEPSQRVLINRSVQAAVFENSSRMILAEGLAYDRCAVGVVTDISNTQDLVEFDILDAEQAYKVARTQVDVVLPSGTAVLNAADAQVVELAELCDGKVIFYALDETAPAIQTHRSKGGRTVFLRAGEIVLAQGDQDISMIPLSTLKPAKAEKPEMVMAAISAAWALDIPVELIGAGLRTFESTPKKTPY, encoded by the coding sequence ATGACAGCCAAGAAAAATATTGAAATCCTGCGGGTCACACACCTTCGTGGCCCCAATATCTGGACCTATCGCCCGGTGATCGAGGCTTGGGTGGACATCGGTGAGCTGGAAGACTTCCCTTCCAACACGCTGCCCGGCTTTTACGAGCGCTTGACGACTTGGCTACCCGGCTTGATTGAGCACAAATGCAGTCCCGGGGTGCGCGGCGGCTTTCTGGAGCGCTTGCGTGAAGGTACATGGGCAGCCCACATCATGGAACATGTGGCCCTTGAGATTCAAAACCTCAGCGGGATGCAGACCAGTTTTGGCAAAGCGCGCCAGATGTCCAAGCCCGGGGTCTACAAAATAGCCTTCCGCACCCGCCAAGAGCAAATTGGACGCAAGGCGCTGGTGGTGGCCCGCGATTTGATCATGGCCGCCATCAATGACACCGCCTATGCCCTCGAAGCCCAATTGACCGAGTTGCGCGACATGGTCGACTCCCTGTGTCTCGGGCCCAGCACCTCCAATATTGTGGATGCGGCCACCGATCGCGGCATTCCGTCTATTCGATTGACCGAGGGCAACCTAGTCCAACTGGGTTACGGCATTGCACAACGCCGGATCTGGACGGCAGAAACCGACCAGACGTCTGCCATTGCAGAAGAAATCGCCAGTGACAAAGATCTGACCAAAAGCCTGCTGAAGGCTTGTGGCGTGCCGGTGCCGGAAGGCACTTTGGTGAACTCTCCTGAAAAAGCCTGGGAAGCAGCGCAAGATATTGGTTTGCCCGTCGCCGTCAAACCCTACGATGGGAACCATGGGCGGGGTGTCACACTGGACCTATCCGACCAAGCCAGTGTAGAGACCGCCTTTCATGTGGCCAAAGAGCAAAGCGGCGGCAGTGTGATTGTCGAAAAGTTCATCCCCGGCAATGAGCATCGCCTGTTGGTGGTGGGCAAACAGGTAGTTGCAGCAGCCCGTGGAGAGTCTGCGTGGGTCACCGGTGATGGCCAATCCACCGTCACCCAATTGGTGAACACCCAAATCAACAGCGACCCCCGCCGTGGCGAAGCCGAAGAATTGCCGCTCTCACCCATAGAACCCGAGAAAAGCCCGGAGGTCCAACTGGTGTTGCGCCGTGCAGGGCTTACACCTGAGTCGGTCCCGGCGAGTGGGCAACGTGTTTTGATTCAGCGCAATGGCAACGTCGCGTGGGACGTCACTGACGAAGTTCACCCCACAGTGGCCGCCGCTGCGGCACTGGCTGCGCGGGTGGTGGGCCTGGATATTGCCGGCATTGATATGGTGCTAGAAGACTGCTCTAAACCCCTCAAGAGCCAGCGCGGCGCGGTCATCGAGGTCAATGCCAGCCCTGGCTTGCTGTTTCACATCAAACCAGCAGTGGGTACTCCACGCAATGTCGGCAAGGCCATCGTGGAGCACCTGTTCACACCGGACGCGGAAGCGCGGATTCCTGTGATCGGGGTCACCGGCACCCAACATACGGGCAGGCTTGCGCGCCTGATTGCCTGGCTGGTGCACATAAGCGGCAAGCATGTGGGCCTGGCGTGCAGCGAGGGCCTGTACCTCGACGGGCGCCAAATCGACAGTCGTGACAGTGCCCATTGGGAACCGAGCCAGCGCGTGCTGATCAACCGCTCGGTGCAAGCGGCGGTGTTTGAAAACAGCAGCCGCATGATCCTGGCAGAGGGCTTGGCCTACGACCGCTGTGCCGTGGGCGTGGTGACGGACATCAGCAACACCCAAGATCTGGTGGAGTTCGACATTCTGGATGCGGAGCAGGCTTACAAAGTAGCGCGAACACAAGTCGACGTGGTGCTGCCCAGCGGAACTGCGGTGCTCAATGCGGCAGACGCGCAAGTGGTAGAGCTGGCTGAGCTGTGTGACGGCAAGGTCATTTTCTATGCCCTGGATGAGACAGCACCCGCTATACAGACGCACCGCAGCAAAGGCGGGCGAACCGTGTTTCTGCGCGCCGGAGAAATCGTCCTTGCGCAAGGCGATCAGGATATTTCCATGATCCCACTCTCGACCCTCAAGCCTGCGAAAGCGGAAAAGCCGGAGATGGTCATGGCAGCTATCAGCGCAGCGTGGGCACTCGACATCCCGGTGGAGTTGATCGGTGCCGGTTTGCGCACCTTCGAGTCCACCCCCAAGAAAACACCTTACTGA
- a CDS encoding ABC transporter ATP-binding protein, producing the protein MTSEAPAFSALSGDLPSAWREAVQKQLRPHENVLAALEVDLDQQLHFVKGLVLLTNQRLLACEGSTQIWSGWDLQAGQTLLHHDHAGVGHLNLVDASALRGSWRFTLGQNLQAIRLVDQFHSQLESTVSGKPLAQALTQVCPSCKAPLDPEQEECPVCTKVVHTPPSTWTLFRLWRFARPYRGQLLLGFFLTLLGTAANLVPPYLTMPLMDNVLIPFQNGQKIDPMLVGMYMGGLLGSALLAWVLSWAKTYILALVSERIGADLRTTTYEHLLRLSLEYFGGKRTGDLMSRIGSESDRICVFLSLHLLDFATDVIMLTMTAIILFSINPWLAVVTLVPLPFIAWMIHFVRDRLRTGFEKIDRVWGEVTNVLADTIPGIRVVKAFAQETREASRFREANKHNLVVNDRINKIWSLFSPSVSFLTELGLLVVWAFGIWQVSKGEITVGVLTAFIAYISRFYGRLDSMSRIVSVTQKSASAAKRIFDILDHVSSVPEPVNPVPMGKVQGSIEVRDVGFRYGNREVNRGINLKIAPGEMVGLVGHSGSGKSTLVNLICRFYDVSEGAILVDGVDIRSYAISDYRQNIGLVLQEPFLFFGTIADNIAYGKPDATRAQIIAAARAAHAHEFILRLPQGYDSMVGERGQGLSGGERQRISIARALLIDPRILILDEATSSVDSETEKEIQKALENLVQGRTTIAIAHRLSTLHRADRLVVLDRGKVVEEGTHDALMATEGAYFNLYQAQARNNLIEEAA; encoded by the coding sequence ATGACTTCCGAAGCCCCTGCTTTTTCTGCGCTATCCGGCGATTTGCCTTCTGCCTGGCGGGAAGCGGTTCAAAAACAACTCCGTCCCCATGAGAACGTCTTGGCTGCGCTGGAGGTTGACCTTGACCAACAACTGCACTTTGTGAAGGGGCTGGTGCTGCTCACCAACCAGCGGTTGCTCGCCTGTGAGGGGTCAACGCAGATTTGGTCTGGTTGGGACTTGCAGGCCGGCCAGACACTGCTGCATCACGATCATGCTGGTGTGGGGCACCTGAACCTGGTGGACGCCAGCGCGTTGCGCGGCAGTTGGCGGTTTACCCTGGGGCAGAACCTGCAGGCGATTCGCTTGGTCGATCAATTCCATTCCCAGCTGGAAAGCACCGTGTCCGGCAAGCCTCTTGCCCAAGCGCTCACACAGGTGTGCCCGAGTTGCAAGGCGCCGTTGGACCCTGAGCAGGAAGAGTGCCCGGTGTGTACAAAAGTGGTTCACACGCCGCCCAGCACTTGGACTTTGTTTCGCCTGTGGCGGTTTGCGCGGCCCTACCGCGGGCAGCTCCTCCTCGGCTTTTTCCTGACGCTGTTGGGCACTGCGGCCAATCTGGTCCCGCCGTATCTGACGATGCCCCTGATGGACAACGTATTGATCCCGTTCCAGAACGGCCAAAAAATTGATCCGATGTTGGTGGGCATGTACATGGGTGGCTTGCTCGGGTCGGCACTGCTGGCGTGGGTGTTGAGTTGGGCCAAGACGTACATCCTCGCGCTTGTCTCGGAGCGTATTGGCGCCGACTTGCGCACGACGACCTACGAACACCTTTTGCGCTTGTCGCTCGAATACTTTGGTGGCAAGCGGACCGGGGATTTGATGTCGCGCATCGGCAGCGAAAGTGACCGGATCTGCGTGTTTTTGTCGCTGCACCTGTTGGACTTCGCGACCGATGTGATCATGCTCACGATGACCGCCATCATCCTCTTCTCCATCAACCCTTGGTTGGCGGTAGTGACCTTGGTGCCGCTCCCTTTCATTGCCTGGATGATCCACTTTGTGCGGGATCGCCTGCGCACCGGGTTCGAGAAAATCGACCGTGTGTGGGGTGAGGTGACCAATGTGTTGGCCGACACCATCCCCGGTATCCGGGTAGTAAAGGCGTTTGCGCAAGAGACCCGCGAAGCCAGCCGCTTCCGTGAGGCCAACAAGCACAACTTGGTGGTCAATGACCGCATCAACAAAATCTGGTCGCTGTTTTCGCCCAGCGTTTCGTTTTTGACCGAGCTGGGCCTGCTGGTGGTGTGGGCGTTTGGTATCTGGCAAGTGTCCAAGGGTGAGATTACTGTGGGCGTTTTGACGGCATTCATTGCCTACATCAGCCGCTTTTACGGACGCTTGGATTCCATGAGCCGTATTGTGTCGGTGACCCAAAAGTCAGCTTCTGCAGCCAAACGAATCTTTGACATTCTGGACCACGTATCCAGCGTGCCAGAGCCGGTGAACCCGGTTCCGATGGGCAAGGTCCAGGGCAGCATTGAGGTGCGCGATGTGGGCTTCCGCTACGGCAATCGCGAGGTCAACCGCGGCATCAATCTGAAAATCGCCCCCGGAGAAATGGTGGGTCTCGTGGGCCACAGTGGTTCCGGCAAAAGTACGCTGGTCAATCTGATTTGCCGTTTCTACGACGTATCAGAGGGCGCAATTCTGGTGGACGGTGTGGACATCCGCTCGTATGCCATTTCGGACTACCGCCAGAACATTGGCCTCGTGTTGCAAGAGCCATTTTTGTTCTTCGGCACGATTGCCGACAACATCGCATACGGCAAGCCTGATGCGACCCGTGCGCAAATCATCGCAGCAGCTCGGGCGGCCCATGCCCACGAGTTCATTTTGCGTTTGCCCCAAGGGTACGACTCCATGGTGGGTGAGCGCGGCCAAGGCCTGTCCGGCGGCGAGCGTCAACGTATCTCGATTGCGCGTGCGTTGCTGATTGACCCCCGGATACTGATCCTTGATGAGGCAACCTCGTCAGTGGACTCAGAGACCGAGAAAGAGATTCAAAAGGCGCTGGAGAACCTGGTACAAGGCCGCACCACGATTGCGATTGCGCACCGCTTGTCGACCCTGCACCGTGCGGACCGCTTGGTCGTGCTGGATCGCGGCAAGGTGGTAGAGGAGGGCACCCATGATGCGCTGATGGCGACCGAGGGTGCGTACTTCAACCTGTACCAAGCGCAAGCCCGCAACAACTTGATTGAGGAGGCCGCATGA